From Jiangella mangrovi:
TGATCTTGGCGGCTTCGCGGGCGGCGTTCGTGCTGCCCGCCGCGGCCAGCGCCTGCGCGCCCGGGAACTGCGTCGCCGGGGCCGGCATGCGGGCGACGATGCCGGTCTCCTGGTCGGTCGAGATGATCAGCGGCGGCCCGCCGTCGGCCGTGGCCGTCGCCTGCAGGCCGTTGGAGAGCTGCGCGATCTGCTCCGGGCTGTTCACGTTGCCCGACCACGCGAAGTAGATGACGCCGCCCAGGTGGTACTTCTCGACCACCTCGGCGGGGGTGTCGACGCCGTACGCGGCCTGGTTGCTGGCCTGCTGCGCGGCGGTCACGGTGTGCGCGTCGGCGCCGTACACCTGCACGACGAACAGCTGGCCGACCTTCTCCTCGAGGGTCATGTCGGCGAGCTGCTGCGTGACCCAGGTGGTGTCGGCGGTGTCGGTGCCGGCGGTCGCCGGTGCTGCCAGCGCCGGCGGGGCGAGGAGCAGGACGGCGCCGGCGGCCGCGGCGGCGCGGACCAGGCTGCGACGGTGGATCCGGGACATGCGGGGCCTCCCGAGCATGGACGGTTGCCGTTTTCAGCGAGCCAGCTTGGGGCGGACCGTAGCGAAATGATTACCAGTGGTCAAGAGTGGTCACGTCGGGCGTGACGACGGCAAACGGAACAGGTCACCGTCGAGCGGCTCGACCAGGCCGTCGGCGACCAGGCCGTCCAGGGCCCGCTCGCGCTGCACCGGCTCGGCCCACGTGGCGTCGAGCAGCCGCTTCGGGACCGGGTCGACGGCCTCGCGGAGGACGGCCATGAGCCGCCCGCGCACCTGGCGGTCGGTGCCGTGCCAGGCCTGGCCCCGGCGCGGCGGGCCGTCGTCGGGAGGCGAGCCGGCCAGCCGCCAGGCGCACTCGGCGGCGATGGGGCAGGCCGCGCAGCGCGGCGACCGGGCCGTGCAGACCAGCGCCCCGAGTTCCATGACGGCGACGGCCCACGTCGGCGCCGTGGCGGCGTCGGGGAGCAGCTCGGTCGCCGTCCGGCGTTCCGCGGCGGTGGGGGCGGTGGGCGGGTACTGGGTACCGGCGACGGCGCGGGCGAACACGCGGCGCACGTTGGTGTCGAGGACGGCGTGCCGCGCGCCGAACGCGAACGACGCGACGGCCGCCGCGGTGTAGTCGCCGATGCCCGGGAGTGCGATCAACTCGTCGTAGGTGGCGGGGACGGCGCCGTCGTGCCGCTCGACGATGGCGGTGGCGGCCGCGTGCAGCCGCAGCGCCCGGCGGGGGTAGCCCAGCCGGCCCCAGGCGCGGATCGCCTCGCCAGGATCCTCGGCGGCGAGGTCGGCCGGGCTCGGCCAGCGGCGCATCCACTCGTGCCACACCGGCTCGACCCGGACGACCGGCGTCTGCTGCAGCATGATCTCGCTGACGAGCACGCCCCAC
This genomic window contains:
- a CDS encoding A/G-specific adenine glycosylase codes for the protein MHADVLSWYAANARDLPWRAPDRTPWGVLVSEIMLQQTPVVRVEPVWHEWMRRWPSPADLAAEDPGEAIRAWGRLGYPRRALRLHAAATAIVERHDGAVPATYDELIALPGIGDYTAAAVASFAFGARHAVLDTNVRRVFARAVAGTQYPPTAPTAAERRTATELLPDAATAPTWAVAVMELGALVCTARSPRCAACPIAAECAWRLAGSPPDDGPPRRGQAWHGTDRQVRGRLMAVLREAVDPVPKRLLDATWAEPVQRERALDGLVADGLVEPLDGDLFRLPSSRPT